In Candidatus Dependentiae bacterium, the sequence ATTTTAAAAAAAGGATATAAAACAAATGAAACCGTACGCTCGGCAACACCCGATGAAAAAAAGAATAATCGATTGATTAAAAATAGAAAAAATAGAAGATAAAACAGGTGAACAAACCAATATCTAACTTCTTGCCTTATCATTACTCTATCCTAAAAACTGCTGCAAACCTTCTTTTATATCAGATTCTAATTCTGATCTTACCAGTCTTTGACGCAAAGCGCTCGCAGACGGATGACCTTTAATGTAAAAAGGCAGATGTTTTCGAAAACGCATGAGCCCATGCATCCCAAACTGCTCAACCATTAAAGATAGATGTTTTAAGGCTACTTGAAGAATCATGTTTGAGTCAACTACATACTCATTGCCAAGCGAATGCTGCTTCATTTCTTCAAGCTTCCATGGCTTTGCCCAAATACCTCTACCAATTAAAAATCCATCAACGCCGGTCATTTCATAGGTCATTTTTGCTGTCTTAAAATTAACAACGTTACCAGAGAAAATAACAGGAATAGAAACAGCTTTTTTAACTTCAGCAGCAATTTTATAATCAGGCTGACCTGTAAACATTTGAGTTTGCAACCTCGGATGAATCGATAACGCATCAACTCCACAGTCTTGAGCTAATTTTGCAATATCAACAGCATTGGCATGCTTAAATCCAGCACGAATTTTAATAGTAAATGGAATATGATCAGGAATAACACGCTTAAACTCTTTAAGTATTTTTTCAAGCATAACAGGATTAGCCATTAAAGCTGATCCACAACAAGATGAAACAACATTTCGAGCCGGACAACCAACATTTAAATCGATCATATCAACACCAGCCAAAACTATTTTTTCACACGCACGCTGAACAAATTCTGGAGAGTTGGCAGACACTTGAAAATTCAAAGGTCGTTCAAACTGAGCGAAATCCAGTGCCATCGCGCCACCCTTTGGGGTAACCACTGAACAGACATGACGCATCTCAGTAAAAAGCAGCTCTTCTTTAGAAAAGCCGCGAACTAATTTTCGGAAAGGAGAATCGGTAATCCCATCAAGAGGGCCACCTATAAACCTAGGAAATGACAAATGCTTGATTTTTAATTCTTGCTTAAAATAATCCATACTTTGCTCAAAAAACAGTGTTATGACGAACTTTTATAGTTTAACACATTCAACCAGTTTTTCAAAACACAAAAAATCCTCAGTCCTAAAACTGAGGATTTTTAATCTTTTGTCCCTAAAGGCTTCCAAGGTCCTCATCCTGCTTATCCCGAGACGCAACCGCTATGTACACTCCGGTAGCTGCAACCAAAGGAGCAAAGCGTCCAAGGCATGCAACGCGTCTGGCGCGAGATGTTTTTTTCATATAGTTTTTTATGAATGCATTATGATCTTTAACTTTATTGTTATGATCCTCTAAAATTTTATTATGCTCAGTTGCCAAACTTTCCATAAACTTCTGTCTTTTGCTCGCAATGCTTATCACATCGTCTGCCTTTGTAGCAACATCTTTAGCAGGATCCCAAGCATGAATAGAGGAAATGTCTAATGGCGAACACAACGGTACAATTTCATTTTTCAGCCTTGATTGGCTTTTTTTGTATGAGCGTTTATTAAAATAATTGCGAGCATATTGTAATCCAAAAAAGCTTGCAGCCGACCATATGCTGGCCGATGTATCCAGACCGGTTATTTCTATTTCATCATGCTTTGGATTTATCATCACCATTGGCATCTGCGCAGTATGCATATTCGAAATCTTTTTTTTCATAAACTCTTGAAGTGAAGATAAATTCACTAGATGCTTATCGCTTACCTCAGTCTCAACAGATGGTACCACGCTTGGAACTTCTACATCACTTGCAATCATACTTCCAGCAAAGGCACATACCGCTGCGATAACTTTAAATGATCCAGCCTTTTTTGTTGTAAATTTAGTTGTTACTTTGTCTGCCATAAATATTTCCTTATGTATAAAATTATTATGAAAAATAGGTGTTGAATAAATATTAGAAATTGATTCTCAATAAAATTGCTAATTATAATCACACTGGCTGTAATCAATACTGCAAAGATAAACAAAGAAAGAATCGCGAATTGATAAGTTAGTTTCCTGTAAGCAATCTATTTATGTAAATTTTAAAACTTTATCAACCACAAGGATAACCATTTGCATAAAAACAACAATTATTTTGCACAAAAAAGATTAAATTATTAAATATTTTCTAAAATAAATTTTATCAAAAGATTTAATGCTATGCCATAAATGACCATTTTTAAAAAAATCGTTGCGTTCGTAATTGATTATCTTATAAAGTGTAAGTGTTGAAAAATATTTCCACAAAAAAGGAGAATATATGAAAAAGGTAACAGCAAAAAAAGCAGTAAAAAAAGCTGCTCCAAAGCGTAAAGCAGTTAAAAAGGCTGCTCCAAAACGGAAAGTAGCTAAAAAAGCTGCTCCTAAACGTAAAGCTGCAGTTAAAAAAGCTGCTCCTAAACGTAAAGTAGCTAAAAAAGCGTAAAGTAGCTAAAAAAGCTGCTCCTAAACGTAAAGCTGCAGTTAAAAAAGCTGCTCCTAAACGTAAAGTAGCTAAAAAAGCTGCAACTCGTCCAATGAAACGAGTTACTCCGCGCGCAGCAACAGTTGCGTAAAAAAAATAAAGTAGGGCTCAGTTTTGAGCCCTACTTTATTTTTTTGTCTATTTTTAAATTTATAACTTTGGATGCATTTTATGCCAATCAGTTATTTGCTGATAAGCATGACCAACTTTAAACAAAAGTTGTTCTGATAAATGCGGCCCAATCAACTGAACGCCAACTGGCATATTATCTTTCGTAAATCCACAGGGAACAGATATTGCAGGAACTCCTGCTAAATTTGCACCACACAAAAAATAATCCTGTAAATCCATTGCTAGTTTATTATTATCAAACTTACCAAATTCAAAAGCCTGACAAGCCTGAGACGGCATCATTAAAACATCAACTTTGGAAAAAGCATCTTGAAAATCTTTGCGAATTAAACTTTGCACCTTTTGAGCATTATTATAATACTTACCAGCGTATCCAGCAGAAAGCACATAGTTTCCAATGAGCATTCGAACTTTTACTTCGGTACCAAAGCCTTCACTTCTGCTTTTTGTATAGAGTTCATTTAAATCTTTTACGCCAGAAGCTCGATAACCATACCTTACCCCATCGAAACGAGATAAGTTTGACGCAGCTTCAGCACGACTAATAATAAAATAAGTCGCAGCGCTGTATTCTAAAGTTGGAAGTTCAATTTCTACAACCGTTGCTCCAGCATTTTTCAACGATTC encodes:
- a CDS encoding tRNA-dihydrouridine synthase — its product is MDYFKQELKIKHLSFPRFIGGPLDGITDSPFRKLVRGFSKEELLFTEMRHVCSVVTPKGGAMALDFAQFERPLNFQVSANSPEFVQRACEKIVLAGVDMIDLNVGCPARNVVSSCCGSALMANPVMLEKILKEFKRVIPDHIPFTIKIRAGFKHANAVDIAKLAQDCGVDALSIHPRLQTQMFTGQPDYKIAAEVKKAVSIPVIFSGNVVNFKTAKMTYEMTGVDGFLIGRGIWAKPWKLEEMKQHSLGNEYVVDSNMILQVALKHLSLMVEQFGMHGLMRFRKHLPFYIKGHPSASALRQRLVRSELESDIKEGLQQFLG